TCTCCTCAAGCTTCTGCCTTGCGCTGTCCCCCGGCGAGGCGCCGTCGGGCGCGGCGGGGGGCCCGGCTGCCGCTGCGGCAGCGCGCGGCGGCTTGGCGGGCACGTGCAGCGCGGGCATACCGGGGGACGGGGGCCTGGCCGGGCTGGCACTCAGCGAGGGCGGCGTGCTGGCGGGCTTGGTGAGGGCAGCAGGCGGCTGGCGTGCCGGCGAGGGCGACGGGCTGGCGCTGCCCGACTGCAGTCCCGCCGCTGCCTTGGCCGGCTTGGGCGCCGTGGGCGGTGGCGGCGGCTTGGGAGACACGGGCGGCGGCGTGCCATGGGCACGCTTCACCTCTGCGGGGAGGAGGAGAGTCGCACCGGGGTGGGAGGTTGCGCGGCGCGCGCGGTACCCATCCTGGCACAAGCCCTGCCCAAGCGCCCTGCCTTGAACCCGGGATTAGAGATAACGCCCTTTGCACTGCCGGCCGGGTTCCAGCTCCAGCCCTCcgcgcctcccccgcccccccccccccccgcctccttgAGGCTGCCGGGGGCGTGCTTCCCTGTGCAGGCCTGCTTGAGTCACTGCTTCCAAACCCCGCCTGGTCCGCACCCCACCTCCATTCCCCTCCAGGTGTGGCCTGTTGCAGCCACCGGCCCTTCTGTTGCTTGaatgccacagggcctttgcacctctgatccttctgcctggaagcctctcccctccctcctgtgctTGGGTCATTTTACAGCCAAGTCAGAATCCTCCTTTAGTCTTTCAGCATCGTGGGCCTGTCCTCCTTCCACAGGTGCTGCTATTCATGGGTTTCTGTGTCTCCTTCACTGAGGAATGTAAGGATCATCCATCCACCCTTGTCTCAGCTCTCATTGGTGGAGTGGTCCAGTGGGTGGATGGACGAGAGGGTCTGAGGATACTTTCCCACCCCACTCCACCTGGCCTTCATTAAATCCAAGAAGTGGAAAACCCCTCAGACCATGGCATGGGGAGCTGGAGGAGGGTCCTTTCCCAGCTGGCTCCCTGAACCTACCTGGGCTGCCAGGACCTGGCAGTGGCACCTTCTTGGAGGCAGGTGTGGGTGAACCCTGGATCTTGGGCACGGGCTGAGCCAGAATGGGCTTGGGAGAGACAGGTGGCTTGGCCAGCTTCCGGGCATCACTGTCTGGCGGGGGCAGCGGGGGCAGGTGCAACAGATCAGAGGGTGGGGGCTCAGCTGGTGGCGGTGGCGGGGGCAGCTCTGGGGGCCCAGCCTGCTCAGAGGCCGGACGGCGGCGCACGGTGCCTGTTCCATTCTGGTACACGGACAGCGGTGGTAGGGGAGGCTCGGGACCTGCCTCCCTTTCCTTGGCCTTGGGCCGGCGCTTGACCGTATCGGACTCAGTGAGGATGAACTTGACGTTCTCCTGCTGGCTCTGCTTGGCTCGGATGCGCCTCTTGAGCGTGGCACTGGCCTCCACCCTGGCCAGTGGTGGGCCCTCCACACCCGCCTCACCCTTGGCTGGACCTCGAGGCCGCTGCCGGGTAGCGCCATCTTCCACTAAGTGGCAGTGATCTGCAGGCCCCCCTGGCTCTCCCAGACCCCGGCGAGCAGTGGCCAGAAGTCCCGTGACAGGCCCACTCAGTGTGCGGCGCCGGTTCACCACCTCACCGTCAGGCCCAATGGCCTCCTTGTGCTTCACCGaggccaacaccgtggccacccGGCCCGGCTCCGGGCTGGCAGGGCGAAGCATGGGGTGGCCCTCAGGGGGCCTGCGGGCCGCCCGGCCCCCACCCCCAATGGACGACAGCTCGAGCATGGCTGCAATGCTCTTCACGCTACCAGCGCTTCCTGTGTCCACGCTGCCAGCCAGGTCACTAGCCCGCCGGCGTTGTGCCCGGACCCCCAGCCGGCCGTCCTCAGTCCCAGCCCCCTCGGTCTCCGCACCTGGCACTGACTCATCAGCTAGGTTGGCACTGGCCATGGCTGAGCTGGAGCgcttgggcgggggtgggggaggccccTTCTTTCGCGGCCGCACAGCGAACGACTGGCTGCGGTTGACGTTCTTGTCAGCGCCAGCGGGTGCCCGCACTGAGTGGCTGCGGCCCACGCGCCGCTGGACTGTGGCATAGGGTCCCGCGGTGGCCGGCACCAGCAGCTCGTCCCGCTCCGGCTCGCTGTCGGACGCTGCGTAGCGATTCAGGCTGTGGGCGCGCTTCTTGGGCCGCCCTGGCTCCACGTCGGCCTCAGGGGGCAGGCACAGCGTGGGCACAGGTGCAGGCAAGGCCACAGGTGCAGGCCCTGGAGCAGCCGACCCTGCCTCGCTCTCCACGGGTTGGGGCAGCACGTAGGCAAAGCCACGGTGTGTGGGTGACTGAGGCAGCGAGCGAGGTGACATGGGTCGCTCCATTGGTGGCAGCAGCTGTGGGGTGGGCTTCACCTTGGCTGTGGCTAGGGCTGGGCCATGAGGTCCCCCCAGGGCTTGCGGGGAGCCTGGCCGGGCTTTTGTGGGAGTCTGGGGGGGTGTGAAATGGCTGGTACCTGGTGGAAGGACTTGCCGCGGCTTGCCAGGCACTGGGGGCACACTGGCCCGCTTGACGCTGTGGCCGTGGCGGCTGGGCCGGGCCTCCTTGGTGGGGGTACCCAGGGCTGGCCCCTCCTCCAGCAGGTACTCCTGGCTTCGTGACATGgggctgccaggccctgggggccCGTCGCCCAGCAGCTCCTGAGAACTGCTCATGTGCCGTGCCCGCCCACCCAGGCTGGGCTCCTGCCGCATGGAAGCCCTTGGGGTGGGTGGCAGGTGGTTGGAGGGCTTCTCAGTAGGGGCAGGGGCAGCGGCAGTGGCAGCCCCTTCAGCCGGGCCCGTCAGGGCAGCCTGCAGCTCACCGCTGAGCTCACTGTCCTGGAAGGTGGTCATCTTAGGAGACTGGCAGTCAGCCGGGGCAGGCTCGGGTGGGGGTGGTGACTCGATGGCCATCACTTCAAGTGACTGTGGTACCTTCCGGCGCAGGGGTCCCCCCTCATACTTGGCGTACTCTGCCTTCTGCAGCTCTGCCAGTTTCCTCACTGCCAGCATCAACTTCTTCTGGTGTcctgagtggggtggggggcaggtcaGGCCAGGGAGGGTGGTGAGGACCAGGAGgcagtgggggcggggtggggcctCACCCAGCTTGGTGATGCCGATCTCCTGCAGATCTTCCCAAGTGATGTCAGTGATGAAGTCGATGTTCTCGTAGCCGTTGTCCACCAGCACCTTGTAGTACTGAGCCAGGCCAATCATGGACAGCCACACGGCAAGATTAGCCTATGGAGCAGGGGACACAGAGGGCAGCCCAAGCTGGCTGCCCACACCCTGCCTATTAGTCAGAGCTGTCAGAGGAGAGGGCACCGGGCCAGCCTGGCACAGAGAGACGGAAGGACAAACAGACAGGCCCGAGGCGGCGTCAGCTTTGGAGACAGTGCAGCCTTGACAGGAGCCCAAGGCCAGCTCACACACACTTGCGAacatatgcaaacacacacagaggggcGACTCTCTCCTCAGGATACCccttgggggagggagaagaatgCACTTCCGGTGGAAGAATGCGCTTCCTCACCTGCCCAGGCAGCTATGGGGACAGCATCCACGTGGACACACCACACACGTcatggacacagacacacagcacCACCGACCAGATACGTGTATACACACACCCTGCATCCCAGCCATCCACGGGCACTGACACCCCTCTGAATCACGCTCGCGCCCTCTCACCACTTCCCCACCAGCATCAGGCACACGTCACACAGCCTCGTCACACGCCTGGCAAATATCCGTGATGGTCTTCACCCAGAACCACTGGTGGCTCCCTGAGTGGCATCCACCTGTCCATACTCCCAGCTGGATGTCACTTATGCACCAACACAACACACTCGGTCACCTCCTTGGGTGCACAAGCAAAGTGAAGCCCCTGGGACCCATACGTGCTGGCTGGAAGGACCCCTGAGCCACTGACTGAGTGGAGTGAGGCAGAGTGGATGAGCACAAACCCACCTGTCACCAACCCACAGCCCTGGGGCTCTCGGTGGCCATGGCATCTCCCTCACAGATGGGTGGGAGCCTGAAGCACAGCgcaaggcccagagaggcagcATGGATGTGACAGGCCCCGGGCCCACCTtctcccagcccagagcctgtCCCACCACAGAGTGACTGTTTGTGACAGCACTGGCCGCGGCTGGTGTGGCTGTCAGCCAGTGTGTGCAGTCACCAGTGGGCGCCTTGAATGTATTTAGCGTACGCATGCTGTGTACCCAAAGCACACACAGGCGTCTTCCCCATACATGTGCCTGGGTGCAAGCACATCCCATTCCCACGGCCCCCTGCAgtgtctgggtgtgtgtgtgatgggcaGTGCTGTGGGGTGCCGGGTGGCTCCAGTGTCCCTGTGTGGCCGCCTGAGTGTGGAGCACGTAGTGGAGATGGGGACTCTCCAGGCTTCAGGCTCCCCTTGCCCTGACAGCCCTCAGAGGCGGTCACCACTGCCcctgtccctgcccctgcccctgccccagggagGTGGGCCCCAGTGCCCCTGATGGACAAACAGAGGTCATCCTCTGCTCTCCTCTCTCTGGACTgcctggagggcaggggtgggctgTAGCCAGGGAGGcaggctgtctgtctgtctgtttgccCATCCTGGGACTGGCCACTGGGGTGCAGGGGGCCTTACGGGTTTGTGCTCAGGTAGCCAGTCAGGGATGCTCAGGCTGGTGATCTCTGCAGTGATCTTCTTCCGGTGGCCTGGCTTGGTGACCCCGATTGCCGTGAGGTCCTAGGTGGAGGAGAGGTCCATTAGCAGAAGGTTGGCCCATCTCTGGGTCAGCTGGTAGACAGCCTTCGAGCAGCTCACCTCAGGGGTCATGCGGCTGATGGTGGGCAGGTCATAGCCGGCGCTGGTGAAGTTGGGGGCGTAGAGCTGCAGCTGGAACGTGGCAAGCCACTGGCTGACAGCTTCGGCGCCCTGGAAGACACAAGGCACCTGCTGCAGGCTCGCCTGCCTGCTCCCCCGCCAGGCATGCACCCCAGCCACCGCAGCGCCTCCTTCTCTGCTCAGCTGAAGACCATTCAGCGCCATCTGCTGTCCGCTGGGCCCCGTCAGCCTGGCCCGGGTGCTCCTCTCGCTCTGTGGTCCTGGGTGCCGCTCTCCTGAGCATCGTCCAGCACCTCGGCCTCCTTCTGTGATCTCCACCAGGAGGGTCCAACCGCTGTCCACATCACAGGCCTCCCTGACCGTCCCCCccattcctggaccagggacacCCTGCAGTGTGGCCCCGTGTGAGGGGCTCTGAGAATGGGGCCTCAGGCAGGGCAATTTAGTGCTGCCCCTCTATGCCCCAGAAGGTGGGCTCTACCCAGAGGAATGCAGGAGGACTCAGCCAGCAGCTCACGCCCGCCCTAGCACGCAGGTGCATGCACACAGGACCTATCTCACCCACATACACACCTTGGCTCGTCTCACATCCATGCCAttccacacgcacacacatgcgcacatGTGCCCGCATCACAATCACACCAGCCACACATAAACACACCCCCCACTCACCTCACATCTGTGTCATACTTCCTAGACACACTAGCTTACACGCACAGCGTGTACAAGAGACAACAGctacacacacagactgacagACCAACAAAAGGACGGGCCGTTCCTGTCAAGGGCCCTGGCTGCGCTGCAGCCAAGCCAGGCAGGCTGCCCTGGGCGCCCCTCCACCTGCAGCCGGCCCAGGCCTTGTACCTTGCCCTCCGATGCTGTCTCCACCTTCTTGGGTGGCTGCTCCCCATAGACCTGCCCAGCATGGGTCACTGGAGTCTGGGACCGGGTGGCACCTGGGGACAAGAGGGTGTGGTGGGGCAATGGCTGCCCGGGGGCCACCTCCCGGCCAGGCCAGCAGTGCTGTGTCCTTGCTCTTACCTGAAGAGCCCTCCGGAGGCTTGACAGGGCTGTCCCCGGGGCTGGAGTCAGAGACAGACTTCTGGGAGAGCACCGTGGCCAGGAGCTGCAACCCAGACAGGCCGGCTGGCCAGTGCTGCTCTAGACACAGGCCATCCGGTCCTGCCACCAACTCACCTACCTTGACCCCTTCAGAGCCTGCGTGCAGGGTGTGGCCCCCGCTGCTCCGGCCACTGGTCACACTGCTCAAGCTGCCACTGCGGTCCCCGCCTGCCAGCAGGAGGGAGCAGCATCAGCTAGTGCCAGCCCTGCAGAGCCCA
The DNA window shown above is from Kogia breviceps isolate mKogBre1 chromosome 14, mKogBre1 haplotype 1, whole genome shotgun sequence and carries:
- the CASKIN1 gene encoding caskin-1 isoform X2 yields the protein MGKEQELVQAVKAEDVGTAQRLLQRPRPGKAKLLGSTKKINVNFQDPDGFSALHHAALNGNTELITLLLEAQAAVDIKDNKGMRPLHYAAWQGRKEPMKLVLKAGSAVNVPSDEGHIPLHLAAQHGHYDVSEMLLQHQSNPCMVDNSGKTPLDLACEFGRVGVVQLLLSSNMCAALLEPRPGDTTDPNGTSPLHLAAKNGHIDIIRGLSVQGPACSSYLPVRLLLQAGIDINRQTKSGTALHEAALCGKTEVVRLLLDSGINAHVRNTYSQTALDIVHQFTTSQASKEIKQLLRALQVRATKDYCNNYDLTSLNVKAGDIITVLEQNPDGRWKGCIHDNRTGNDRVGYFPSSLGEAIVKRAGSRAGAEPSPPQGGSSAGPSAPPEEIWVLRKPFAGGDRSGSLSSVTSGRSSGGHTLHAGSEGVKLLATVLSQKSVSDSSPGDSPVKPPEGSSGATRSQTPVTHAGQVYGEQPPKKVETASEGKGAEAVSQWLATFQLQLYAPNFTSAGYDLPTISRMTPEDLTAIGVTKPGHRKKITAEITSLSIPDWLPEHKPANLAVWLSMIGLAQYYKVLVDNGYENIDFITDITWEDLQEIGITKLGHQKKLMLAVRKLAELQKAEYAKYEGGPLRRKVPQSLEVMAIESPPPPEPAPADCQSPKMTTFQDSELSGELQAALTGPAEGAATAAAPAPTEKPSNHLPPTPRASMRQEPSLGGRARHMSSSQELLGDGPPGPGSPMSRSQEYLLEEGPALGTPTKEARPSRHGHSVKRASVPPVPGKPRQVLPPGTSHFTPPQTPTKARPGSPQALGGPHGPALATAKVKPTPQLLPPMERPMSPRSLPQSPTHRGFAYVLPQPVESEAGSAAPGPAPVALPAPVPTLCLPPEADVEPGRPKKRAHSLNRYAASDSEPERDELLVPATAGPYATVQRRVGRSHSVRAPAGADKNVNRSQSFAVRPRKKGPPPPPPKRSSSAMASANLADESVPGAETEGAGTEDGRLGVRAQRRRASDLAGSVDTGSAGSVKSIAAMLELSSIGGGGRAARRPPEGHPMLRPASPEPGRVATVLASVKHKEAIGPDGEVVNRRRTLSGPVTGLLATARRGLGEPGGPADHCHLVEDGATRQRPRGPAKGEAGVEGPPLARVEASATLKRRIRAKQSQQENVKFILTESDTVKRRPKAKEREAGPEPPLPPLSVYQNGTGTVRRRPASEQAGPPELPPPPPPAEPPPSDLLHLPPLPPPDSDARKLAKPPVSPKPILAQPVPKIQGSPTPASKKVPLPGPGSPEVKRAHGTPPPVSPKPPPPPTAPKPAKAAAGLQSGSASPSPSPARQPPAALTKPASTPPSLSASPARPPSPGMPALHVPAKPPRAAAAAAGPPAAPDGASPGDSARQKLEETSACLAAALQAVEEKIRQEDAQGSRPSAPEEKSTGSILDDIGSMFDDLADQLDAMLE
- the CASKIN1 gene encoding caskin-1 isoform X1, with the protein product MGKEQELVQAVKAEDVGTAQRLLQRPRPGKAKLLGSTKKINVNFQDPDGFSALHHAALNGNTELITLLLEAQAAVDIKDNKGMRPLHYAAWQGRKEPMKLVLKAGSAVNVPSDEGHIPLHLAAQHGHYDVSEMLLQHQSNPCMVDNSGKTPLDLACEFGRVGVVQLLLSSNMCAALLEPRPGDTTDPNGTSPLHLAAKNGHIDIIRGLSVQGPACSSYLPVRLLLQAGIDINRQTKSGTALHEAALCGKTEVVRLLLDSGINAHVRNTYSQTALDIVHQFTTSQASKEIKQLLREASAALQVRATKDYCNNYDLTSLNVKAGDIITVLEQNPDGRWKGCIHDNRTGNDRVGYFPSSLGEAIVKRAGSRAGAEPSPPQGGSSAGPSAPPEEIWVLRKPFAGGDRSGSLSSVTSGRSSGGHTLHAGSEGVKLLATVLSQKSVSDSSPGDSPVKPPEGSSGATRSQTPVTHAGQVYGEQPPKKVETASEGKGAEAVSQWLATFQLQLYAPNFTSAGYDLPTISRMTPEDLTAIGVTKPGHRKKITAEITSLSIPDWLPEHKPANLAVWLSMIGLAQYYKVLVDNGYENIDFITDITWEDLQEIGITKLGHQKKLMLAVRKLAELQKAEYAKYEGGPLRRKVPQSLEVMAIESPPPPEPAPADCQSPKMTTFQDSELSGELQAALTGPAEGAATAAAPAPTEKPSNHLPPTPRASMRQEPSLGGRARHMSSSQELLGDGPPGPGSPMSRSQEYLLEEGPALGTPTKEARPSRHGHSVKRASVPPVPGKPRQVLPPGTSHFTPPQTPTKARPGSPQALGGPHGPALATAKVKPTPQLLPPMERPMSPRSLPQSPTHRGFAYVLPQPVESEAGSAAPGPAPVALPAPVPTLCLPPEADVEPGRPKKRAHSLNRYAASDSEPERDELLVPATAGPYATVQRRVGRSHSVRAPAGADKNVNRSQSFAVRPRKKGPPPPPPKRSSSAMASANLADESVPGAETEGAGTEDGRLGVRAQRRRASDLAGSVDTGSAGSVKSIAAMLELSSIGGGGRAARRPPEGHPMLRPASPEPGRVATVLASVKHKEAIGPDGEVVNRRRTLSGPVTGLLATARRGLGEPGGPADHCHLVEDGATRQRPRGPAKGEAGVEGPPLARVEASATLKRRIRAKQSQQENVKFILTESDTVKRRPKAKEREAGPEPPLPPLSVYQNGTGTVRRRPASEQAGPPELPPPPPPAEPPPSDLLHLPPLPPPDSDARKLAKPPVSPKPILAQPVPKIQGSPTPASKKVPLPGPGSPEVKRAHGTPPPVSPKPPPPPTAPKPAKAAAGLQSGSASPSPSPARQPPAALTKPASTPPSLSASPARPPSPGMPALHVPAKPPRAAAAAAGPPAAPDGASPGDSARQKLEETSACLAAALQAVEEKIRQEDAQGSRPSAPEEKSTGSILDDIGSMFDDLADQLDAMLE
- the CASKIN1 gene encoding caskin-1 isoform X3; the encoded protein is MGKEQELVQAVKAEDVGTAQRLLQRPRPGKAKLLGSTKKINVNFQDPDGFSALHHAALNGNTELITLLLEAQAAVDIKDNKGMRPLHYAAWQGRKEPMKLVLKAGSAVNVPSDEGHIPLHLAAQHGHYDVSEMLLQHQSNPCMVDNSGKTPLDLACEFGRVGVVQLLLSSNMCAALLEPRPGDTTDPNGTSPLHLAAKNGHIDIIRLLLQAGIDINRQTKSGTALHEAALCGKTEVVRLLLDSGINAHVRNTYSQTALDIVHQFTTSQASKEIKQLLREASAALQVRATKDYCNNYDLTSLNVKAGDIITVLEQNPDGRWKGCIHDNRTGNDRVGYFPSSLGEAIVKRAGSRAGAEPSPPQGGSSAGPSAPPEEIWVLRKPFAGGDRSGSLSSVTSGRSSGGHTLHAGSEGVKLLATVLSQKSVSDSSPGDSPVKPPEGSSGATRSQTPVTHAGQVYGEQPPKKVETASEGKGAEAVSQWLATFQLQLYAPNFTSAGYDLPTISRMTPEDLTAIGVTKPGHRKKITAEITSLSIPDWLPEHKPANLAVWLSMIGLAQYYKVLVDNGYENIDFITDITWEDLQEIGITKLGHQKKLMLAVRKLAELQKAEYAKYEGGPLRRKVPQSLEVMAIESPPPPEPAPADCQSPKMTTFQDSELSGELQAALTGPAEGAATAAAPAPTEKPSNHLPPTPRASMRQEPSLGGRARHMSSSQELLGDGPPGPGSPMSRSQEYLLEEGPALGTPTKEARPSRHGHSVKRASVPPVPGKPRQVLPPGTSHFTPPQTPTKARPGSPQALGGPHGPALATAKVKPTPQLLPPMERPMSPRSLPQSPTHRGFAYVLPQPVESEAGSAAPGPAPVALPAPVPTLCLPPEADVEPGRPKKRAHSLNRYAASDSEPERDELLVPATAGPYATVQRRVGRSHSVRAPAGADKNVNRSQSFAVRPRKKGPPPPPPKRSSSAMASANLADESVPGAETEGAGTEDGRLGVRAQRRRASDLAGSVDTGSAGSVKSIAAMLELSSIGGGGRAARRPPEGHPMLRPASPEPGRVATVLASVKHKEAIGPDGEVVNRRRTLSGPVTGLLATARRGLGEPGGPADHCHLVEDGATRQRPRGPAKGEAGVEGPPLARVEASATLKRRIRAKQSQQENVKFILTESDTVKRRPKAKEREAGPEPPLPPLSVYQNGTGTVRRRPASEQAGPPELPPPPPPAEPPPSDLLHLPPLPPPDSDARKLAKPPVSPKPILAQPVPKIQGSPTPASKKVPLPGPGSPEVKRAHGTPPPVSPKPPPPPTAPKPAKAAAGLQSGSASPSPSPARQPPAALTKPASTPPSLSASPARPPSPGMPALHVPAKPPRAAAAAAGPPAAPDGASPGDSARQKLEETSACLAAALQAVEEKIRQEDAQGSRPSAPEEKSTGSILDDIGSMFDDLADQLDAMLE